In Mycolicibacterium phocaicum, one DNA window encodes the following:
- the lipL gene encoding esterase/beta-lactamase LipL: protein MTNAIRRERNVAPLRSAGGPLPQGVHGAADPNFATVVRAFSAMFPSRFLGGGALSVYLDGVPVVDVWTGWADRWGTRRWDADTGAMVFSATKGLASTVIHRLADRGLIGYDVPVADYWPAFAANGKAGVTVRELMRHRAGLSQLNGATRDELMDHRLMEQRLAAAPMSWMKGRPAYHAITYGWLLSGLARAVTGQSMRELFRTELAEPLGIDGLHLGRPAADAPTQPAQIIGPQFRIRNPLFDAVAPHVAKLPFSGGFGSMYFTGMRSMAQGDTPLLDSEMPGANGVATARALGRVYGALANGGQMDGLRFLSAGTVAQLRGTGSLFPDLGLGLPMDFNLGYHGTPIPGVMPGFGHVGLGGSLGWADPDRGLAFGFVHNRLLTPLMVADQAGFVALGAMVRHGAAQARSNGFCRVAEFGAPYADPAPVAG from the coding sequence ATGACCAACGCAATTCGCCGGGAGCGCAACGTCGCGCCTCTCCGGTCCGCCGGCGGACCTCTTCCGCAGGGTGTTCACGGTGCCGCTGACCCGAACTTCGCAACAGTGGTGCGCGCCTTTTCGGCCATGTTCCCCAGCCGCTTCCTGGGCGGCGGCGCCCTCTCGGTGTACCTCGACGGCGTTCCTGTCGTCGACGTGTGGACGGGATGGGCCGACCGGTGGGGCACCCGGCGGTGGGACGCGGACACCGGCGCCATGGTGTTCTCGGCGACCAAGGGGTTGGCCTCGACCGTCATCCACCGCCTGGCCGATCGGGGCCTGATCGGCTACGACGTCCCGGTCGCCGACTACTGGCCGGCCTTCGCGGCCAACGGCAAGGCCGGCGTGACGGTGCGCGAGCTCATGCGGCACCGCGCCGGGCTGTCGCAGCTGAACGGCGCCACCCGCGACGAGCTGATGGACCACCGCCTCATGGAGCAGCGGCTGGCGGCGGCGCCGATGAGCTGGATGAAGGGGCGACCGGCGTACCACGCCATCACCTACGGCTGGCTGTTGTCCGGGCTGGCCCGCGCGGTGACCGGGCAGAGCATGCGCGAGCTGTTCCGTACCGAACTTGCCGAGCCCCTCGGCATCGACGGCCTGCACCTGGGCCGGCCGGCCGCGGATGCGCCCACCCAGCCCGCGCAGATCATCGGGCCGCAGTTCCGCATCCGCAACCCACTGTTCGACGCGGTGGCGCCGCACGTGGCCAAGCTGCCGTTCTCGGGTGGATTCGGCTCGATGTACTTCACCGGCATGCGATCGATGGCGCAGGGCGACACGCCACTGCTGGATTCCGAGATGCCGGGCGCCAACGGCGTGGCCACCGCGCGTGCGCTGGGCCGCGTGTACGGCGCGCTGGCCAACGGCGGCCAGATGGACGGCCTGCGGTTCCTGTCGGCCGGTACCGTCGCGCAACTGCGGGGGACCGGCAGCCTCTTCCCGGATCTGGGCCTCGGCCTGCCGATGGACTTCAACCTCGGGTATCACGGCACACCGATCCCTGGTGTCATGCCGGGGTTCGGACACGTCGGACTGGGCGGGTCGCTGGGCTGGGCGGACCCCGATCGGGGCCTGGCTTTCGGATTCGTGCACAACCGCCTGTTGACGCCGCTGATGGTTGCGGATCAGGCTGGTTTCGTCGCACTTGGGGCAATGGTGCGACACGGTGCTGCGCAGGCGCGCAGCAACGGTTTCTGCCGGGTCGCGGAGTTCGGTGCACCGTACGCCGATCCGGCCCCGGTTGCGGGCTGA
- the meaB gene encoding methylmalonyl Co-A mutase-associated GTPase MeaB, whose protein sequence is MTAPVPELAARIRAGDRAALSRAITLVESTRSDHRDAAQQLLLELTPEAGSALHVGITGVPGVGKSTTIEALGMHLIERGHRVAVLAVDPSSTRTGGSILGDKTRMAQLAVQPEAYIRPSPTSGTLGGVAKATRETIVLLEAAGYDVVLVETVGVGQSEVTVANMVDTFVFLTLARTGDQLQGIKKGVLELADVIVVNKADGEHAIEAKAAARELSGAIRLIYPRDTLWRPPVLTMSALTGDGLAAMWDTVLKHRETLTAAGEFEARRRAQQVDWTWTMVRDTVLDRVLSNPAVKANRDEVERQVREGELTPALAAQRIIDLAN, encoded by the coding sequence ATGACGGCCCCGGTGCCTGAACTCGCGGCCAGGATCCGCGCCGGCGATCGGGCGGCGCTCTCGCGTGCCATCACGCTGGTCGAGTCCACCCGGTCCGACCATCGTGATGCCGCGCAGCAGCTGCTGCTCGAGCTCACACCGGAGGCCGGCAGCGCGCTGCACGTCGGCATCACCGGCGTCCCCGGCGTCGGCAAGTCGACGACCATCGAAGCGCTCGGCATGCACCTGATCGAGCGCGGACACCGCGTCGCGGTGCTCGCCGTCGACCCGTCGTCGACGCGTACCGGCGGTTCGATCCTCGGCGACAAGACCCGGATGGCGCAGCTGGCCGTGCAGCCGGAGGCCTACATCCGGCCGTCGCCGACATCGGGCACGCTCGGCGGGGTGGCCAAGGCCACCCGCGAGACCATCGTGCTGCTGGAGGCGGCCGGTTACGACGTGGTGCTGGTCGAGACCGTCGGCGTCGGCCAGTCGGAGGTGACGGTGGCGAACATGGTCGACACCTTCGTCTTCCTGACGCTGGCCCGCACCGGTGACCAGCTGCAGGGCATCAAGAAAGGCGTGCTGGAGCTCGCCGATGTCATCGTGGTCAACAAGGCCGACGGCGAGCACGCCATCGAAGCCAAGGCCGCGGCACGGGAACTGTCCGGGGCGATCCGGTTGATCTATCCGCGCGACACCCTGTGGCGGCCGCCGGTGCTGACCATGAGCGCACTGACCGGCGACGGTCTTGCCGCGATGTGGGACACTGTGCTCAAGCATCGTGAAACCCTCACCGCTGCAGGCGAATTCGAGGCCCGGCGGCGAGCCCAGCAGGTCGACTGGACGTGGACCATGGTGCGCGACACGGTGCTCGACCGGGTGCTGTCGAATCCGGCGGTCAAGGCGAATCGCGACGAGGTGGAACGCCAGGTGCGCGAGGGTGAGTTGACGCCGGCGCTGGCGGCACAGCGCATCATCGACCTCGCGAACTGA
- the scpA gene encoding methylmalonyl-CoA mutase: MTASDVTTIGSFADVPLHGEEPAAPSAGAVSAHVADAAQAHGYTAEQLTWSTPEGIDVKPVYIAEDRDAATQAGYPLDSFPGTPPFIRGPYPTMYVNQPWTIRQYAGFSTAAESNAFYRRNLAAGQKGLSVAFDLATHRGYDSDHPRVQGDVGMAGVAIDSILDMRQLFDGIDLGSVSVSMTMNGAVLPILALYVVAAEEQGVPPEKLAGTIQNDILKEFMVRNTYIYPPKSSMRIISDIFGYTSTKMPKFNSISISGYHIQEAGATADLELAYTLADGVEYIKAGLDAGLDIDKFAPRLSFFWGIGMNFFMEVAKLRAGRLLWSELVAEFGPKSDKSLSLRTHSQTSGWSLTAQDPFNNVARTCIEAMAATQGHTQSLHTNALDEALALPTDFSARIARNTQLLLQQESGTTRPIDPWGGSYYVEWLTHQLAEKARAHIKEVAEHGGMAQAIGEGIPKLRIEEAAARTQARIDSGAQTVIGVNKYQVDEDQEIEVLKVENSRVRAEQLAKLEQLRADRDEAATQAALAELTRAAGESGTAGEDGLGNNLMALAINAARAKATVGEISDALEKVYGRHQAEIRTIAGVYRDEVGKTGNVSTATELVEKFAEADGRRPRILVAKMGQDGHDRGQKVIATAFADIGFDVDVGSLFSTPDEVARQAADNDVHVVGVSSLAAGHLTLVPALRDALAEVGRPDIMVVVGGVIPPGDFDELYEAGAAAIFPPGTVIADAAIGLLGKLAERLGYKL; the protein is encoded by the coding sequence ATGACCGCTTCCGACGTGACCACCATCGGCAGCTTCGCCGACGTCCCGCTGCACGGGGAAGAGCCCGCAGCGCCGTCCGCCGGTGCTGTCAGCGCGCATGTCGCCGACGCGGCGCAGGCGCACGGCTACACCGCCGAGCAGCTCACCTGGTCGACGCCCGAGGGCATCGACGTCAAGCCGGTGTACATCGCCGAGGACCGGGATGCCGCGACGCAGGCGGGCTACCCGCTGGACAGCTTCCCGGGCACCCCGCCGTTCATCCGCGGGCCGTACCCCACCATGTACGTGAACCAGCCGTGGACCATCCGGCAGTACGCCGGGTTCTCCACCGCGGCCGAGTCCAACGCGTTCTACCGCCGCAACCTGGCGGCCGGGCAGAAGGGCCTGTCGGTGGCCTTCGACCTGGCGACCCACCGCGGCTACGACTCGGACCACCCGCGCGTGCAGGGTGACGTCGGAATGGCCGGTGTGGCAATCGATTCCATCCTCGACATGCGCCAGCTGTTCGACGGTATCGACCTGGGCAGCGTCAGTGTCTCGATGACGATGAACGGCGCGGTGCTGCCGATCCTCGCGCTGTACGTCGTGGCCGCCGAGGAGCAGGGCGTGCCGCCGGAGAAGCTGGCCGGGACCATCCAGAACGACATCCTCAAAGAGTTCATGGTCCGCAACACCTACATCTATCCGCCGAAGTCGTCGATGCGGATCATCTCCGACATCTTCGGCTACACCAGCACCAAGATGCCCAAGTTCAACTCGATCTCCATCTCGGGCTACCACATCCAAGAGGCCGGTGCCACAGCGGATTTGGAGCTGGCCTACACGCTGGCCGACGGCGTCGAGTACATCAAGGCCGGGCTGGACGCGGGCCTGGACATCGACAAGTTCGCGCCGCGCCTGTCCTTCTTCTGGGGCATCGGCATGAACTTCTTCATGGAGGTGGCCAAGCTGCGCGCCGGCCGCCTGCTGTGGAGCGAGCTGGTGGCCGAGTTCGGCCCCAAGAGCGACAAGTCGCTGTCGCTGCGGACCCACTCGCAGACCTCGGGCTGGTCGCTGACGGCGCAGGACCCGTTCAACAACGTGGCTCGCACCTGTATCGAGGCCATGGCCGCCACGCAGGGCCACACGCAGTCGCTGCACACCAACGCCCTCGACGAGGCGCTGGCGCTGCCCACCGACTTCTCGGCCCGCATCGCGCGCAACACCCAGCTGCTGCTGCAGCAGGAGTCGGGCACCACGCGGCCCATCGATCCGTGGGGCGGTTCGTACTACGTCGAGTGGCTCACCCATCAGCTCGCCGAGAAGGCCCGCGCCCACATCAAGGAGGTCGCCGAGCACGGCGGCATGGCGCAGGCCATCGGCGAGGGCATCCCGAAACTGCGCATCGAAGAGGCCGCGGCCCGCACCCAGGCCCGGATCGACTCCGGCGCCCAGACGGTGATCGGCGTCAACAAGTACCAGGTGGACGAGGACCAGGAGATCGAGGTCCTCAAGGTCGAGAACAGCCGGGTGCGGGCCGAGCAGCTCGCCAAGCTCGAACAGCTGCGCGCCGACCGCGACGAGGCCGCCACGCAGGCGGCCCTGGCCGAATTGACCCGTGCGGCAGGCGAATCCGGTACTGCCGGCGAGGACGGTCTGGGCAACAACCTGATGGCGCTGGCCATCAACGCGGCCCGCGCCAAGGCCACCGTCGGCGAGATCTCCGACGCGCTGGAGAAGGTGTACGGCCGGCACCAGGCCGAGATCCGCACCATCGCCGGCGTCTATCGCGACGAGGTGGGGAAGACCGGAAACGTGAGCACCGCAACCGAATTGGTCGAGAAGTTCGCCGAGGCCGACGGCCGTCGCCCCCGCATCCTGGTCGCCAAGATGGGCCAGGACGGCCACGACCGCGGCCAGAAGGTCATCGCCACCGCGTTCGCCGACATCGGCTTCGACGTGGACGTCGGCTCGCTGTTCTCCACGCCCGACGAGGTGGCGCGGCAGGCGGCGGACAACGACGTGCACGTGGTCGGGGTGTCGTCGCTGGCGGCCGGTCACCTGACGCTGGTGCCCGCGCTGCGCGACGCACTGGCCGAGGTGGGGCGTCCGGACATCATGGTCGTGGTCGGCGGCGTGATCCCGCCGGGCGACTTCGACGAGCTGTACGAGGCGGGCGCCGCGGCGATCTTCCCGCCCGGGACGGTCATCGCCGACGCCGCGATCGGCCTGTTGGGCAAGCTCGCCGAGCGGCTGGGCTACAAGCTCTGA
- the mutA gene encoding methylmalonyl-CoA mutase small subunit → MTVDASTVRDRYARWQENVAGVLAKSTRKAVEDLPADPERLLDTPTYDGFPVRPLYTSLDGLAEPALPGHWPFTRGGDAHRDVLAGWKVTESFPIASDADVATVNGAILLALTDGTSAVEVRVGADGVPVDQLDRVFEGVFLDLVPVLLDAGADLAGAADQLLTLVEPFDADQRARLSIDLGADPLTAPLSGRAAAAEADVVATAAKLTGYEGGVRAVTVDAAALHNLGASASLELAGALAAGVAYLRLLTESGLSTADALRQLSFRFAADDDQFATIAKLRAARRLWARVAEVVGAPDAGAATIHAVTSKAMMSQRDPWVNMLRTTLAAFAAGVGGADTVLVETFDAAIDGGLPGTAVTFSRRMARNTQLLLLEESHLGRVVDPSGGSWFVEDLTDQLAQQAWAKFQELESLGGFVAAREHLRTQIAEIADRRADDIAHRRTALTGVNEFPNLAETRLAQTDSFPGVVRYAAAFEALRNRSDAYLAKTGKRPQAVLLPVGPLAEHNIRTTFASNLLASGGIEAVNPGTVDAQGVAAAAAGQVAAVVCGTDARYADEASDIIKAARAAGVAHVYLAGPEKSVADAADKPDEYLTMKIDAVEALSTLLTRLGA, encoded by the coding sequence GTGACTGTCGACGCGTCCACCGTTCGGGACCGCTACGCGCGGTGGCAAGAGAACGTCGCCGGCGTGCTCGCCAAGAGCACCCGCAAGGCAGTCGAGGATCTGCCGGCAGACCCTGAGCGTCTGCTCGATACCCCCACGTACGACGGCTTCCCGGTCCGTCCGCTCTACACCAGCCTGGACGGACTCGCCGAGCCCGCGCTGCCCGGACACTGGCCGTTCACCCGCGGTGGTGACGCCCACCGGGACGTGCTCGCCGGCTGGAAGGTCACCGAGTCCTTCCCGATCGCCAGCGATGCCGACGTCGCCACGGTGAACGGCGCCATCCTGCTCGCCCTCACCGACGGCACCAGTGCCGTCGAGGTCCGGGTGGGTGCTGACGGCGTACCTGTCGACCAGCTGGACCGCGTGTTCGAGGGCGTCTTCCTGGATCTGGTGCCGGTGCTCCTCGATGCCGGTGCGGACCTGGCGGGTGCGGCCGATCAGCTGCTGACACTGGTCGAGCCGTTCGATGCCGACCAGCGCGCCCGGCTGTCGATCGACCTGGGCGCCGACCCGCTGACCGCGCCGCTGTCGGGTCGTGCCGCCGCGGCCGAGGCCGACGTCGTCGCCACCGCCGCGAAGCTGACCGGGTACGAGGGGGGAGTGCGCGCCGTCACGGTCGACGCCGCCGCGCTGCACAACCTCGGTGCGAGCGCCTCGCTGGAGCTGGCCGGTGCCCTCGCCGCCGGCGTCGCCTACCTGCGGCTGCTGACCGAGAGCGGGCTGTCGACCGCCGACGCGCTGCGGCAGCTCAGCTTCCGCTTCGCCGCGGACGACGACCAGTTCGCCACCATCGCCAAACTCCGTGCGGCGCGCCGGCTTTGGGCCCGGGTGGCCGAGGTCGTCGGTGCGCCCGACGCGGGCGCCGCCACGATCCACGCCGTCACCTCGAAGGCCATGATGTCGCAGCGCGACCCGTGGGTGAACATGCTCCGCACCACCCTCGCCGCCTTCGCCGCCGGCGTCGGAGGTGCCGACACCGTGCTGGTCGAGACGTTCGACGCCGCCATCGACGGCGGATTGCCTGGTACCGCAGTCACTTTCAGCCGCCGCATGGCGCGCAACACGCAGCTGCTGCTGCTCGAGGAGTCGCACCTGGGCCGCGTCGTCGACCCGTCGGGTGGCTCGTGGTTCGTCGAGGACCTCACCGATCAGCTGGCGCAGCAGGCCTGGGCGAAGTTCCAGGAGCTGGAGTCGCTGGGCGGTTTCGTCGCGGCCCGTGAGCACCTGCGCACCCAGATCGCCGAGATCGCCGACCGTCGCGCCGATGACATCGCGCACCGGCGCACGGCGCTCACCGGCGTCAACGAGTTCCCGAACCTGGCGGAAACCCGGCTCGCGCAGACGGATTCGTTCCCGGGCGTGGTGCGCTACGCCGCGGCCTTCGAGGCGCTGCGCAATCGCTCCGACGCCTACCTGGCCAAGACCGGCAAGCGCCCGCAGGCCGTGCTGCTGCCGGTGGGCCCGTTGGCCGAGCACAACATCCGCACGACGTTCGCCTCGAACCTGTTGGCTTCCGGTGGCATCGAGGCCGTCAACCCCGGCACCGTCGACGCTCAGGGCGTGGCGGCGGCCGCCGCAGGCCAGGTGGCCGCGGTGGTCTGCGGTACCGACGCCCGGTACGCCGACGAGGCGAGCGACATCATCAAGGCCGCCCGCGCGGCCGGCGTCGCGCACGTGTACCTCGCCGGACCGGAGAAGTCGGTCGCCGACGCGGCCGACAAGCCCGACGAATACCTGACCATGAAAATCGATGCCGTCGAAGCGCTTTCGACCCTGCTCACCCGATTGGGGGCATGA
- a CDS encoding TVP38/TMEM64 family protein, whose amino-acid sequence MNSVVSALRTVLSAVQATAAQMPLRRAVGIGTAIVILVAIAIWVPLPSAVQMRDWAAAAGPWFPLAFLVAHTVVTVLPFPRTAFTLAAGLLFGSALGVTLAVIASTLSALIALWLVRVLGWQLSKLSHKHIDSLDARLKERGWAAILSMRMIPAVPFSVLNYAAGASSVRVVPYAFATFFGLLPGTAAVVILGDALTGQIRPSLLVVSACTATIGICGLIYEIRLHRRAHAAALDSVGP is encoded by the coding sequence GTGAACTCCGTTGTCAGCGCGCTGCGCACGGTCCTGTCTGCGGTGCAAGCCACTGCGGCGCAGATGCCGTTGCGACGGGCCGTGGGCATCGGAACGGCGATTGTGATTCTTGTCGCAATCGCCATCTGGGTGCCGTTGCCCAGCGCGGTACAGATGCGGGACTGGGCCGCCGCGGCCGGCCCGTGGTTCCCGCTGGCATTCCTGGTCGCACACACCGTCGTCACGGTGCTGCCGTTCCCCCGCACCGCCTTCACCCTCGCCGCGGGCCTGCTGTTCGGCTCCGCCCTCGGCGTCACGCTGGCCGTCATCGCCAGCACGCTGAGCGCGCTCATCGCGCTCTGGCTGGTCCGGGTGCTGGGCTGGCAGTTGAGCAAGCTCTCGCACAAGCACATCGACAGTCTCGACGCTCGGCTCAAGGAACGCGGGTGGGCGGCGATCCTGTCGATGCGCATGATCCCCGCGGTGCCGTTCTCGGTGCTCAACTACGCTGCCGGCGCCTCATCGGTCCGGGTGGTGCCGTATGCGTTCGCGACGTTCTTCGGGCTGCTGCCCGGCACCGCGGCCGTCGTCATCCTCGGCGACGCCCTCACCGGACAGATTCGGCCGTCGCTGCTGGTGGTGTCGGCCTGCACCGCGACCATCGGGATCTGCGGGCTGATCTACGAGATCCGGCTCCATCGCCGTGCGCACGCCGCCGCACTCGACAGCGTGGGCCCGTGA
- a CDS encoding nitroreductase family deazaflavin-dependent oxidoreductase, whose product MTAVAGLGARILRNRHLVRAPIWLYRARLGALLGPRMLMLEHLGRSSGRRRYVVLEIVDRPFDDCFVVASGFGTTAQWFRNVRAEPQVRVWIGSHGPARATARVLEQAEVDRTLSDYRTRHPKYWAQFRPVLEQTLGRSIGDRDVPLPMVELRLQS is encoded by the coding sequence GTGACCGCAGTCGCCGGCCTCGGCGCCCGGATTCTGCGGAACCGCCACCTGGTGCGGGCGCCGATCTGGCTGTACCGCGCCCGGCTGGGGGCGCTGCTGGGCCCGCGCATGCTGATGCTCGAACACCTCGGCCGCAGCTCCGGTCGGCGGCGCTACGTCGTCCTCGAAATCGTGGACCGACCGTTCGACGACTGCTTCGTGGTCGCCTCGGGTTTCGGGACCACGGCGCAGTGGTTCCGCAACGTCCGCGCCGAACCACAGGTCCGGGTCTGGATCGGCAGCCACGGCCCCGCACGTGCCACGGCACGCGTGCTCGAACAGGCCGAAGTCGACCGGACGCTCAGCGACTACCGGACCCGCCACCCCAAATACTGGGCGCAGTTCCGCCCGGTGCTCGAACAGACGCTGGGCCGGTCGATCGGCGACCGCGACGTCCCGCTGCCGATGGTCGAACTGCGGTTGCAGTCCTAA
- a CDS encoding DoxX family protein, whose translation MSALTSPKTYTALAVLMAGDAAACAVPVAPIEKALNGVHFPLEYRWILVGSKAAAAVGLIAGQRNSALARLTTAMLALYFTLAVGAHVRAHDKPANAAPAVLFLALFTAMTAKGLPEREG comes from the coding sequence ATGAGCGCACTGACCTCCCCGAAGACCTACACGGCCCTGGCGGTGCTGATGGCCGGTGACGCCGCGGCGTGTGCCGTGCCCGTCGCACCCATCGAGAAGGCGCTCAACGGAGTGCACTTCCCGCTCGAGTACCGCTGGATTCTCGTCGGCTCCAAGGCCGCGGCCGCTGTGGGTCTGATTGCCGGACAACGCAATTCGGCGCTGGCCCGGCTGACCACCGCGATGCTGGCGCTGTACTTCACGCTGGCCGTCGGCGCGCACGTCAGGGCACACGACAAGCCGGCGAACGCCGCGCCGGCCGTGCTGTTCCTGGCGCTGTTCACCGCGATGACGGCCAAGGGGCTGCCCGAGCGCGAAGGTTAG
- a CDS encoding SPFH domain-containing protein, translated as MTGALVLLLILVAFAIVVVVKSVALIPQAEAAVIERLGRYSKTVSGQLTLLLPFIDKIRARVDLRERVVSFPPQPVITEDNLTVNIDTVVYFQVTSPQAAVYQISNYIVGVEQLTTTTLRNVVGGMTLEQTLTSRDQINAQLRGVLDEATGRWGLRVARVELRSIDPPPSIQDSMEKQMRADREKRAMILTAEGTREASIKQAEGQKQSQILAAEGAKQAAILAAEADRQSRILRAQGERAAQYLNAQGQAKAIEKTFAAIKAGRPTPELLAYQYLQTLPQMAKGEANKVWVVPSDFGSALQGFTKLLGAPGEDGVFRYTPSPVEPTPAGADDDADEVADWFSTQTDPAIAQAVAKAEAEARRPVQQPGYGAPQTQPLEARQTPEIDPPAGQHSR; from the coding sequence TTGACTGGTGCACTTGTCCTTCTGCTGATCCTGGTGGCGTTTGCCATCGTGGTGGTGGTCAAATCGGTGGCGCTGATCCCGCAGGCGGAAGCGGCCGTCATCGAGCGGCTGGGCCGCTACAGCAAGACCGTCTCGGGGCAGCTGACGCTGCTGCTGCCGTTCATCGACAAGATCCGGGCCCGCGTGGATCTGCGTGAGCGGGTGGTGTCGTTCCCGCCGCAGCCGGTGATCACCGAGGACAACCTGACGGTAAACATCGACACCGTCGTCTACTTCCAGGTGACCAGCCCGCAGGCCGCGGTGTACCAGATCAGCAACTACATCGTCGGCGTCGAGCAGTTGACCACCACGACGCTGCGCAACGTCGTCGGCGGTATGACGCTGGAGCAGACGCTGACCTCACGTGATCAGATCAACGCCCAGCTGCGCGGCGTGCTCGACGAGGCCACCGGCCGGTGGGGCCTACGCGTCGCGCGCGTCGAACTGCGCAGCATCGATCCGCCGCCGTCCATCCAGGACTCGATGGAGAAGCAGATGCGCGCCGACCGCGAGAAGCGCGCCATGATCCTGACCGCCGAGGGCACCCGGGAGGCGTCGATCAAGCAGGCCGAGGGCCAGAAGCAGTCGCAGATTCTGGCGGCCGAGGGCGCCAAGCAGGCGGCGATCCTGGCCGCCGAGGCGGACCGGCAGTCCCGCATCCTGCGGGCGCAGGGTGAACGCGCCGCCCAGTACCTGAACGCCCAGGGGCAGGCCAAGGCCATCGAGAAGACGTTCGCGGCCATCAAGGCCGGCCGCCCCACGCCCGAGCTGCTGGCCTACCAGTACCTGCAGACACTGCCGCAGATGGCCAAGGGCGAGGCCAACAAGGTGTGGGTGGTGCCCAGCGACTTCGGTTCCGCGCTACAGGGTTTCACCAAACTGCTCGGGGCACCGGGCGAGGACGGGGTGTTCCGTTACACGCCGTCGCCCGTCGAGCCGACGCCCGCGGGGGCCGACGACGACGCCGACGAGGTCGCCGACTGGTTCTCCACTCAGACCGACCCGGCCATCGCGCAAGCGGTGGCGAAGGCCGAAGCCGAGGCCCGCCGGCCGGTGCAGCAGCCGGGTTACGGCGCCCCGCAGACGCAGCCGCTCGAGGCTCGGCAGACCCCGGAAATCGACCCGCCCGCCGGGCAACACTCGAGGTGA
- a CDS encoding NfeD family protein → MPVPLLWLIVAIGLAGAEALTGDMFLLMLSGGALATAGLSWATDWPIWADGVSFLIVSVLLLVLVRPALRKRLGAAGLPEPVKALEGKSALVLERVTRHEGQVKLDGEIWTARPMADDDVFEPGDHVTVMRIDGATAVVFRAI, encoded by the coding sequence ATGCCGGTGCCGTTGCTGTGGCTCATCGTGGCGATCGGGCTTGCCGGTGCCGAAGCGCTGACCGGTGACATGTTCCTGCTCATGCTGTCCGGCGGTGCCCTGGCGACAGCAGGTCTGAGCTGGGCCACCGACTGGCCCATCTGGGCCGACGGCGTCTCCTTCCTCATCGTGTCGGTGCTGCTGCTGGTCCTGGTGCGGCCGGCGCTGCGCAAACGGCTGGGTGCTGCGGGCCTGCCCGAACCGGTGAAGGCCCTGGAAGGCAAGTCGGCGCTGGTGCTGGAACGGGTGACCCGCCATGAAGGGCAGGTAAAACTCGACGGCGAAATCTGGACGGCGCGCCCGATGGCCGACGACGATGTCTTCGAGCCCGGCGATCACGTCACCGTGATGCGGATCGACGGCGCGACCGCGGTGGTCTTCCGGGCCATCTGA
- a CDS encoding ferrochelatase has product MDFDALLLLSFGGPEGPEDVRPFLENVTRGRNIPPARLDEVAEHYLHFGGVSPINGINRALISELEAAMPDLPVYFGNRNWEPYVEDTVIAMRDNGVRRAAVFTTSAWGGYSSCRQYVEDIARGRAAAGPQAPELVKVRQYFDHPLFVEMYAEFVSQALHAAPSGARLVFTAHSIPLAADERYGPRLYSRQVAYAARLVAQAVGVGDYDLVWQSRSGPPQVPWLEPDVGDHLAALGDAGASAVVVCPIGFVADHIEVVWDLDNELAQQAAEAGITLVRTATPNADRRYAKLAAALIEELRTSAEPARVDGDDPVPGYGCSINGAPCSPQCPGS; this is encoded by the coding sequence GTGGATTTCGACGCACTGCTGCTGTTGTCGTTCGGCGGACCCGAGGGTCCGGAGGACGTCCGCCCGTTCCTCGAGAACGTCACCCGTGGACGCAACATCCCGCCGGCGCGGCTCGACGAAGTGGCCGAGCACTACCTGCATTTCGGTGGCGTGTCGCCGATCAACGGCATCAACCGCGCGTTGATCTCGGAGCTCGAGGCGGCGATGCCGGATCTGCCGGTGTATTTCGGCAACCGCAACTGGGAGCCGTACGTCGAGGACACCGTCATCGCCATGCGGGACAACGGAGTTCGCCGCGCAGCGGTGTTTACCACGTCGGCGTGGGGCGGCTACTCGAGCTGTCGGCAATATGTCGAGGACATCGCCCGCGGCAGGGCTGCGGCGGGACCGCAGGCGCCGGAGCTGGTGAAGGTGAGGCAGTACTTCGACCATCCGCTTTTCGTCGAGATGTACGCCGAATTCGTCTCGCAGGCCTTGCATGCCGCGCCTTCGGGCGCGCGCCTGGTGTTCACGGCGCACTCCATACCGCTGGCCGCCGACGAACGGTACGGACCGCGGCTGTACAGCCGGCAGGTGGCGTATGCGGCGCGTCTGGTCGCTCAGGCCGTCGGAGTGGGCGACTACGACCTGGTGTGGCAGTCTCGGTCCGGCCCGCCACAGGTGCCGTGGCTGGAACCGGACGTCGGCGACCATCTCGCCGCGCTCGGGGACGCGGGCGCCAGCGCTGTCGTGGTATGTCCCATCGGATTCGTCGCCGACCACATCGAGGTGGTGTGGGACCTGGACAACGAGCTCGCCCAACAGGCCGCCGAGGCCGGAATCACGTTGGTGCGCACCGCAACTCCCAATGCCGACCGGCGTTACGCGAAGCTGGCGGCAGCGCTGATCGAGGAGTTGCGCACGAGCGCCGAGCCGGCTCGGGTAGACGGTGACGATCCCGTGCCCGGTTACGGCTGCAGCATCAACGGCGCACCCTGCTCGCCGCAGTGTCCCGGCTCGTGA